In Labrys monachus, the genomic stretch TCAGCTCGTCATAGGTCTTGGGGACGCCGAGCTTCAGCGTCTCGAAGAGCTTGCGGTTGTACCAGATGCAGAGCACCTGGGATTCCTGCGGCACGATGTAATAGTTCTCGTCGCCCTGCGGATTGCCCATCAGCATCTGCTTGCGGTTGACCGGGAAGACCTTGTCGGCCCAGCCGGCGCCCCACGCCTTGGCCGCGAGATCGTTCACCGGCGCCAGGTCGTCGCGATATTGCTGGGTGAGGGAGCCCGGCTGCAGGCCGATCACGTCGGGCAGGCTGCCCGAGGCCGCCGCCGCCTTCAGGGCGGTGATGTATTCGGGCGAATAGTTGTAATAGGTGTAATTCACCTTGACGTCGGGATGCTGCTTTTCGAAAGCCGCGATCGACTTCTGCATCGTGCTCTGGATGAACCACGACCAGACGGTGACTTCCTTCTGCTGCGCTTGCGCCGATGGGGCGGCGAGCCCGGTTCCGAGCAGCGCCGCGGCGGCGAGGCCGACAAGCCTTCGCAGGCCCTTGATCCTTGTCATGACGTTTCCCTATCGTGTGTTTTTATTGTCTGCGTCGGGCCGTGAACCGACATTCGGCGGGCCTCCGTCCCCGGGGCCGTTCCTCCTCCCTTTCATCCGCTGCCTGCCGCACGGGCTTCCGCGCGGGGGCTGCAAAATATTTTTATCTCTGAATCAATAAAAAGGAATTTTCTTTTTCCTGCAAGCGAAGATATTCCCTGCACGGAGCAAGCGCGTGCCGCGGCCTCGCGGCGTGCGCGATGCGTCCGATGAACCCGACCCCAAGGATCCCCGATGACCCGTTTCGACCAGAAGCTCGCCCGTATCCGTTCCGGCGCCTATACGCGCTCCGATTTCATCATCGCCGACGCCAAGGACAGCGACATGGGCCCCAGCATGACCTGGTCCGGGCCGCTGCGCGCCAAGGACGGCACGGCGACGCGCAACCGCACCCGCCCCGAATGGCTCGACCAGATCCAGGCGGTGATCGAGCAGGACGTCGTGGACATCATGCTGACCTCGATCTCCAACCTGGAAGCGCTGCAGGAGCGGGGGGCGTTCCGCGACAGCGCGGTCAAGCCGGCGATCCGCGCCAACGACACGACCGACATCTGGGTGATGCGCGGAGCCACCTATGTGCGCCAGCCCTCGCGCCCCTTCCGCACCGCCTCGCTGTCGCGGGTGACCACGGGCACGCCGGCGCCGGCGCCGGGGGCGCCTCTCGTCGGCACCGATCTCGGGCTCTATTCCGTCACCTTCAACAACGACCTCGATGCCGACTGCATGTCGCTCCAGGCGTTCTCCGATTTCCGCGCGGATGCCGCCGCCAACAATTTCAAGTACTTCCTCGAAGTGTTCAACCCGAACGTCGACACGGGCATCGATGCCGACATCCTGCCGCACTACATCAACGACTGCATCCTGCGCTGCCTGGCGGGCGTCACCAAAGCGGATCGGCCGCAATTCCTGAAGATCGCCTATAACGGCCCGGCGGCGCTGGAGGAACTGGCCTCCTATGACCCGAGCCTCGTCGTCGGCGTCCTCGGCGGCGGCGCCGGCACCACCCGCGACTGCTACGAGCTGCTCGCCCAGGCCGAGCGCTACGGCGCGCGCGTCGCCCTGTTCGGGCGCAAGATCAACCTGGCGGAGTCGCCGCTCGACATGGTCACCCATATGCGCGCGGTCGTCTCGGGCGATCTCGCGCCGTCGGCGGCGGTGAAATCCTATCACGCGGCGCTGGGCAGGCAGGGCATCAAGCCTTATCGCAGCCTGGAGGACGACGACGTGGTCACCGAGGCGGCGCTCAAGCACGCGCAGGGCTGAGAAGGGCGGATTGCGCTCCGCCTTTCACGTCGCGGCCGGCCGGTCCAGCGCCGCGACGATCTCCGCCCCGGAGAGCAGGTCGGCATATTTCTGGCCGATGTCGAAGAGGTTGGCGGCATGCGGTCCGAGGGCGCGGTCGCCGACGGCGTCGTGCGCGACGACGGTGCGCAGGTTCATGCTGATCGCGTCGACCACGCTGGCGCGCACGCAGCCGCTGGTGGTGCAGCCGGCGACGACGAGCGTGTCGATGCCGCGCAGCGTCAGCAGCCCCGCCAGCGGCGTGTGGAAGAAGGCGGAGGCCTGCGTCTTGCGGATGACGATCTCGCCGGCGCGCGGCGCCAGTTCGTCGACGACCTGGCTGGCCTGCGCGCTCTCCGTCAGCTCGCGCAGGCGCGGCACCTTCTCGCACCAGATGCCGGCGTCCGAGCCGTCCTCGGCATAGACGATGCGGGTGAAGATGACGGGCAGGCCCCGGCGCCTGAAATCGGCCAAAAGCGGGATCGTGGCCCGGACGGCCTCCGCGATGTTGCCGCCGCCCAGGATGGCGGGATCGGTGAAGCCGTTGACGAAGTCGATCACCAGCAGCGCGGGCGCCCGGCCGAAGCCGGTCGCCTGGCCGAAACGCTGGCTGCGGTAGATGTCGTCGCTGTCCATGGCTCGCGCGTCCCTGGCGGATGGCCCGGCCCGGGGGCTCAGGTCGAGATCATCTTCTTCTCGATGCCGACGCCGGCTTCGACAGCGCGCCTGTATTCGAGCGGCACCGTCGCCGAATCCTGCAGGGCGATGCCGGTGGAATCGAAGATCGTGATCTCCTCGTCCGAGGTCCGCCCCGGCTTGCGGCCGGTGACGATCTCGCCGATCTCCCCGGCGATGTCGCTCTCGGTGATCAGCCCCTCGGACAGCGGCACGTTGATCTCGCCGTCGGTGCGGCATTGGCGGATGTCGTCGACGAAGATGCGGGCGCGCGTCAGCAGCGTGCCCTCGAGCTCCTGGTCGCCCTTCTTGTCGGCGCCGACGGCGGCGATGTGGGTGCCGGGCGAAATCCACGCCGCCTTGACGATCGGCCCGCGCGCCGGGGTGACGGTGACGACGACGTCGGCGCCGCGCACGACCGCCTCCAGATCGGTCGATGGCTTGATCTCGAAGCCGTCATATTTGGGCTGCTGCTGCTTGACGAAGCGGTCGAGCGTGTCCGCGCTGCGGCTCCAGACGCGCACCTCTTCCCAGGGGAAGACGGCGTTGCAGGTCGCGAGCGTGCCCTCCGCCATATGCCCGGCGCCGACGATGGCGAGCCGGCGCGAATCCTTGCGTGCCATCCATTTGGCCGACACCGCCGCTGCCGCGCCGGTGCGCATGACGGTGTGATAGCTGCCGTCGACGATGGCGAGCGGAAAGCCCGTCTCCGGCTCGGTGTAGATCAGGATCGAGAACACGGTCGGCAGGTTGTAGCGTTCGCGGTTGTGCTCGCGGATCGACACCCATTTGCAGGCGGCGGCGTGCGGCTCCTCGATATAGGAGGGCATCGCCTCCCATTCGCCGGCGAAGCGGTCGAGCACGATATGGCCCTTGGGGTCCATGTAGTAGCGGCCCTCGCCATGCATGCGGTAGGCCTGCTCGACGCAGTCATTATATTCGCCCGGCGTGAGCAGGCCGACCATTTCGCTGCGCCCCAGGATCAGCGTCTTGCGGTTCGCCCAGTTCTCCATGCGGTTTCCCCCAACCTCTCCGAGTTGCGCCATCCGCGACTATCAGCGGCCCCGCCGCATTCGGCCCGTAAAGGCCGGCCTTCGTCAATCGCTTTTCGCAGGACCGGACGAGGTCGGAGAGTCGATCACCGATCGACCTCCCATCGCGGCGTGCCCTGCAATCCCAGGAGGACGATCGCCGCTCCCGTTGCATTCCCGCGGCGAGACGAGCGCTCGCGGTCCTGCGTCCCGCTCACGCGGCGGCGGTCTCCCTGCCGACTTTCTCGCTCGTTTCGATGAAGCGCCGCATGGCGGCGTTGAGGCTGGAGCGCCGCCAGGCCAGATGGGTCTCGACCAGGGTGCCGGGGTCGGTCAGGATCGGCCGGGCGGCGATGGCGTCGCCGCAGAAGCGGGGAATGCCGCAGAAGACGGTGATGCCCACACCCGCGGTCACCAGGCCGAGGATGCCGGTCAGGCTGGAGGCCTCCTGGCTCACCGTCATCACCTGGCCGGCCTTCTGGAACATGTCGATGACGACGCGGCGCAGGGTCGGCCATTCCGAATCGGTGCCCATCACCAGAGGTTCGCAGGCGAGGTCCTCCACGGTGAGATGCTCCCTGGCCGCGAGCGGGTGGCCGACGGGCAGCAGCGCCATCACGTCATGGGCGGCGATGTAGCGCGATTCGATCTCGGCATTCTGGAACGAGCCGACGATGAAGCCGAGATCGATCTCGTCCTGCAGGATCTGGTCGCGCATGGCGGCCGAGGGCATGTAGGTGAGCTCCAGCCGCACGTCGGGATTGTGCTTGCGGAATTCCCGCGCGATGTCCGGGACGAGCGAATGGCCGGTGATGGTGGTGTAGCCGATCCGGAGGATCGCCTTGGTGCCGGAGGCGAGCAGCCGGACCGTCTGTTCGGCGAGGGCGACCCGGCGCAGGATGTCCTGCGCCGCCTCCAGGATGTAGCGGCCCGATTCCGTCAGCCGGACCTGGCGCGTGGTCCGTTCGAGGAGCTTGACCCCCAGCCTGTCCTCCAGTTCGATGACGATGCGGCTGACGGCCGGCTGCGCCATGGTCAGCCTGGCGGCTGCGCGATGGAAGTTGAGCTCTTCCGCCACGGCGACGAAGGTGGAGAGATGCTTGAGGTCATAGCGCATATTGATGCCAAATTCATATCAATCATCGCGAAAACATTATTTAACACGCCATTTTTCAATGTCTACTATCTCCGTCAACTGACAAAAAGTCGAGTGGGAACAAAGAGAAAGCGTTGGATGAACGGGTTTTCGCCGCCGTTTTCGTACCGCAGGAGGCCCTGGCCCGTGCAGTATCGAATGTAATCCGAACCGGGGGCATGAAGCCCCGCCGGTGGGCTTGGCTGTGACCGGACCGCAGGTTTCGGGCGCGGACGGCGACCGCGGGCGATGCGATGGCGCGGCAGGCCGGGGGGAAGAACGAGCCTGGAAGCCTGCCGAAAAGCGCCTCGATCACGCAATGATAGATTGCATCGAAGGCTCCGGGCCTGCGAAAGTGGTGGCGTTCGGCGGCGGATCGCCGGGGCGTGACGCTGCGGGCAGGCCGCACCGGTTCATGCCGATCGGTCATGGGGGAATGCGGCTGCCCGGATGCCGCCGGGGCGAGGTGTCTCGCAAGGCGGGAATCCGGAGGCGGCGCATTGGTAGAACGGCTGCTCAATGAAACAGAAGGGAACGACAATGAAAAAAACGGGTGAAATTCTGGACAAGGTGATCTCGCGCCGGGCCGTCCTCAAGGGCGGCGCGGTGGCCGCCGCGTCCACCGTCATCGGCGCGCCGACGGTGTGGGCGCAGACCATCAAGGACATCACGCTGAACCATACCGGCATGTCCTACTCGGTCCTCGCCGATATCGGCCGGCAGGCGCAGAAGGATCTCGGCTTCAAGATCGAGATGTCGGTGGTGGACCATCCGGGCCTGCTCAACCGCATGGCCAACGATCCCAACTCGATCGACATCTGCGACATGGAGATCTGGCAGAGCAAGGTCCTGGTGCCCCAGGACGTGCTGCACGGCATCGAAGTCTCGAAGATCAAGGCCTGGGGCGACCTGACCCCGCTCTATACGGAAGGCACCTTCGCCGGCAAGGAAGTCTCGCGCGAAGGCGATTCGCCGATCAAGTTCATCTATCGCGAGGCCAAGGACACGGCCGGCTTCGCCAAGAGCAAGACCGATTTCGTCAATTTCGTGCCGAGCGTGTTCAACGCCGACACGCTCGGCATCCGTCCCGATCTCACCGGCCGGCCGATCACCAGCTGGGCCGACCTGATCTCCCCGGACTTCAAGGGC encodes the following:
- a CDS encoding isochorismatase family protein, giving the protein MDSDDIYRSQRFGQATGFGRAPALLVIDFVNGFTDPAILGGGNIAEAVRATIPLLADFRRRGLPVIFTRIVYAEDGSDAGIWCEKVPRLRELTESAQASQVVDELAPRAGEIVIRKTQASAFFHTPLAGLLTLRGIDTLVVAGCTTSGCVRASVVDAISMNLRTVVAHDAVGDRALGPHAANLFDIGQKYADLLSGAEIVAALDRPAAT
- a CDS encoding ornithine cyclodeaminase family protein gives rise to the protein MENWANRKTLILGRSEMVGLLTPGEYNDCVEQAYRMHGEGRYYMDPKGHIVLDRFAGEWEAMPSYIEEPHAAACKWVSIREHNRERYNLPTVFSILIYTEPETGFPLAIVDGSYHTVMRTGAAAAVSAKWMARKDSRRLAIVGAGHMAEGTLATCNAVFPWEEVRVWSRSADTLDRFVKQQQPKYDGFEIKPSTDLEAVVRGADVVVTVTPARGPIVKAAWISPGTHIAAVGADKKGDQELEGTLLTRARIFVDDIRQCRTDGEINVPLSEGLITESDIAGEIGEIVTGRKPGRTSDEEITIFDSTGIALQDSATVPLEYRRAVEAGVGIEKKMIST
- a CDS encoding LysR family transcriptional regulator; amino-acid sequence: MRYDLKHLSTFVAVAEELNFHRAAARLTMAQPAVSRIVIELEDRLGVKLLERTTRQVRLTESGRYILEAAQDILRRVALAEQTVRLLASGTKAILRIGYTTITGHSLVPDIAREFRKHNPDVRLELTYMPSAAMRDQILQDEIDLGFIVGSFQNAEIESRYIAAHDVMALLPVGHPLAAREHLTVEDLACEPLVMGTDSEWPTLRRVVIDMFQKAGQVMTVSQEASSLTGILGLVTAGVGITVFCGIPRFCGDAIAARPILTDPGTLVETHLAWRRSSLNAAMRRFIETSEKVGRETAAA